Proteins found in one Triticum aestivum cultivar Chinese Spring chromosome 4D, IWGSC CS RefSeq v2.1, whole genome shotgun sequence genomic segment:
- the LOC123100482 gene encoding uncharacterized protein yields MARPASCLGAVAIVLVLLGAAVSSAAAQPRRPLPPNSRVIHPGRFGKRTQTLTCDNTKDKRNPCVATCDKRCPNECLVLCPSCKTYCLCDFYPGMSCGDPRFTGADGNNFYFHGKKDQDFCVISDADLHINAHFIGKRNPSMSRDFTWIQALGIRFADHRLYLGAQKTSKWNNDIDRLELSFNGAPVDIATDIGAQWQSIAVPALTVTRTSMTNGVRVELKGVFDIMTKVVPITEEDSRIHNYDVTEDDSLAHLDIGFKFYGLTDNVHGILGQTYRFDYVNKLNVSASMPVMGGVASYVSSDIFATDCKVARFGHNGGISMVTARAN; encoded by the exons ATGGCCAGGCCGGCGTCGTGCTTGGGAGCGGTCGCCATCGTGCTGGTGTTGCTTGGCGCCGCCGTGTCCTCTGCGGCTGCGCAGCCGCGCCGCCCGCTGCCCCCGAACTCCCGCGTGATCCACCCTGGTCGGTTCGGCAAGAGGACGCAGACACTCACCTGCGACAACACCAAGGACAAGAGGAACCCCTGCGTGGCCACCTGCGACAAGCGCTGTCCCAACGAGTGCCTCGTCCTCTGCCCCAGCTGCAAGACATACTGCT TGTGCGACTTCTACCCTGGCATGTCCTGCGGTGACCCCCGCTTCACCGGTGCCGATGGCAACAACTTCTACTTCCACGGCAAGAAGGACCAGGACTTCTGTGTCATCTCAGACGCTGACCTCCATATCAACGCTCATTTCATCGGCAAACGTAACCCCTCCATGAGCCGAGACTTCACATGGATCCAGGCCTTGGGGATCCGCTTCGCGGACCACCGCCTCTATTTGGGTGCCCAGAAGACCTCCAAGTGGAATAATGACATTGATCGCCTCGAGTTGTCCTTCAACGGAGCACCGGTCGACATCGCTACTGACATTGGCGCACAGTGGCAATCCATCGCTGTGCCTGCCCTGACCGTCACAAGGACCTCCATGACCAATGGCGTGAGGGTCGAGCTTAAGGGTGTGTTCGACATCATGACTAAAGTTGTGCCCATAACCGAGGAGGACTCCCGCATCCACAACTATGATGTGACAGAGGATGACAGCCTCGCGCATTTGGATATTGGCTTCAAGTTCTACGGCCTCACTGACAATGTACATGGCATTCTCGGCCAAACCTACCGCTTTGACTACGTTAACAAGCTCAACGTGAGTGCTAGCATGCCTGTGATGGGTGGTGTAGCAAGCTATGTCTCCTCCGACATCTTCGCCACCGACTGCAAGGTTGCTAGGTTCGGCCACAACGGCGGCATCTCCATGGTCACAGCCAGGGCCAACTAA